CTGCTGACGCGCCTGTGACCGCTTGATCGGCAATttagcggcagcagctgccgcagctggtgcCGTCTCCGCTAAGGCAATGATAGGCGCGCCACCTCCAactgcgcctccttcttcTTTGTCTCGGCAAACACTCGGCAACCGCAAGACGTCGGGGGTGCCTGGGGTGCCTGTGGTGCTATCAGCCTGCGTCGGCGTGTTCCAAGGGCCCGGCGTGCCCTCGCCTTGGCTCAGCGCCTCGTGGGTAACTTCGAAGCTGTTAGATAGAAGACCTTCACCCCCACATCTGGGCCCGCTGCAGAACGCCAGGTGGGGTGTGACGTTGccaacgctgctgctgcaccccaGCGCACTCTCCGGCACCGAGCCGGAAGCATAAGTCGCCGTAGCTGATGCACTCAAGGGATGCAAGGCCCCCGTCGAAGCGCACGTCGATGTGGCAGGCGTCAGAAAGTACCCATTCCAGCGCGCCTCACTCACATTGCCACCGCACTGCGGTGAGTCCTCACCACCAATAGGAATGGCGGTTGTGTTGGTAGGAGAGACTCCAGGGGTGTTGGCGGATGTGCTAGCGGTACTGCacagtggaggaggggcagcaggCCGCGCACATGCGGTGCTCTGCGTGCAGTCAAATTCGAGCGGGGACTTGGGACTACTGACGCTCTCGCTGTCGCCCACATTTGCCTTCCAGGTATTCAGAGAGCCGCGTGGGGAGTCGCTTGTGTTTGAGGATGCAATCGTCACGGTCACGATAGCGGAGCCGCGATGGAAAGACGGGAGCGCCGCTCCTGTGAGCGACGGTGGCTGTAGCATATCAGATGAATGCAGCATGACTGACGGCGTGCatggtgtcgctgctgcagcgctgctcacgGTGAAGGCAGACGACTGCGAGACAGAAATgcggtgggaggaggaggtggcacgtgtgcgtgtcgctgGCGTGATGCGCGCCGACAACGTACAGCCGCACGCATCGCTGCTCAGTGCTGCGCAGGTGCCCGTCGCTGCAGTGGACCGCATGTCGCGCGGCGCACCAATGCTGCGCTCGTTGCTCGAAATGGTCAAGCTGCCAAGACTCCCAGCGCGCATGGTGCGAGGGGTTGTGCGCGGCCATTGCAGGAAGCGTCTGCCTGCAcgtggagagagagtgggggtGTCACGGCGCCTTTGGTGCTTCAGCTGCTGAGAGGAGGCACTGGACCGGGGCAAATGAAATGCCCCGCCAGCCGTGGGGACCACTGGGGTGGAGTAGAGACGCGGCAGGCTCCTTCCGGCCGCGCTGCCTGATTCCAGCTTCGCGGAGCACATCGACTGCAGGTGATGGATCTTGACGCCCCACAAGTCAGCACGCCCGTTGCAATCGGAAAAGGTGTAGGTGATCGTGtttgccgcagccgcgctgaAGTTGCTGCTCGAGTGCATCGGGCTCGTctctgccgtcgtcgtcggcggcagcgttgaCCCTGGAACAGGTATCGAGGGGGACCTGAGAACGTCGCTGAAGGGAACAGTGACGGTGAAGCGCTCGGTGCGCAGGACACTGACGCACAGCTCCGTCGACCATGGAATCTCGAATTGCACCATGTGCAGGTCAAGGttcaccagcagcagccgaggcgCATCGGTGAGCGCCATCACCAGCGCGATCTGCGTACTGCGAGAgttggtgccgccgctcttGGTGCTCAAATGCTCCTTGGAGCTACTCCCCTCCACGgtcggcagcagcttcaccgGGGAGCAGtacaccaccgcctccgtcggCTCCAGGTACTCTGCCAGCTCTGCTGTGTAGTTGGTGTTAGTGGTCGTCATGTTCGTCGTCTGCAGCACCTTGTCCCAACTTATGTCCGCAAAGAAGGGGTGTGCCTTGAGGGCGTcgaagccgccgcgctcCGCCGACCCGAGGCGCTCCTCGGGCACCGGCTGAAGGAGCTGCCTGACCAAGTCCTTTGCAGCTTCCGCGATACCAGCAGCAGACCCGGTGCCTCTTTCCCGTGCGTCCCTCCCCTTCGCAGTTAACGAATCCGCCATCGTGGACGTCAGCGTGTCAGGAAAAATCAACGCCTCGGGCTTGAACTGCTGCACAGCAGTGCCGACTTCGACCAGCGAGCCGGAGAAGAGCCGCTCGCCCACCAGGAGCTCGTACAGCACGCAACCCAAGGCCCACAAGTCGCTGTACGGGCTCGCCTTACAGCGCGCGAACACCTCTGGCGAGATGTAGGACGGTGTCCCGCCAAAGTTGTTCGCCTCATTGTCGCCGTAGAAGCACGCATCGCCAAAGTCGGCCAGCTTCACGTGAAAGTCCCAGGTGAGCAGTAGGTTTTCAGGCTTGAGGTCGCGGTGCACGATGATGCTGtcctgctgcgcgacggACCTGCCGTTGTCATCCTGCTGCCGTGGGAGAGTGGCGGTGTGAGCAGGCACTGGGGGTTCATGTCCGAAAGCTGTGGAAGAGGTGCGCAAAGGCGACTCCGACGACTCAGACATCGACTCTCGCGGAACCAGCCTCACGGCTGAGACGCTACTACACGCATCCGCCCCAACGTTGTCAGTGGCATCGGTCGCGCCGGTATGCTGtgacggcagaggaggagtggTTGGAGCACTCAGCGACAGTCGCTTCGACACTGTTGCCGCTGAGGCGCTTTCGGTGGCCTGACGCAGGAGGTGTGCGGATGTGGAGCCGGGCAAGCCGCGCGGTTCCGCGGCACTCGCCTCGCCTGCAGACCCTCTCATCCCCAGCGTCCGGGATGTGCAGTGTCTGTGGTCCTGCAGCAGGCTGTCATCTGTGCTGTCGGGGGGCGGCGTCACCCAATAAGAGTGCTGAGACCCGTCGCGAAGGTACTCGAGGGCAAGTACAACGTCTGCCGTGAATTGCGGCGCCATCTCGCGTGTGGCCCTCACCCCAAACCGCTGCTGGTACTGCGCCAAGTTGCCCTTCTCTGCGAGGTCCATGACAAGGTAGAAGTGCTTGGCATCTTCGGCAACGCCGAACATGTTCACCAGACACGGATGGCGGAGCCGACTTGCCATGCGCAGCTCATTGTGGAACGCGTTCAGCTTCATGGCATTGCGGGTGAGATCCACCTTCTCGATCACCTTGGTGGCGACCGAGCGGAACGGCACCGCACCGCTGGAAAGTGCATCGGAGACCATCGACGGTTTCATGTCATGGTGAACGGCCGGGGTACGCGGAAAATCAAAGGATGATTGCAGCGTGTTGTTGGTGCCGCCCGAGACAAGTGCGCCACCAAGGTTGCCGGGCCTCGTTATGGATGTTGCGGAcatcgccgacgcagcggcggaagCACCGATGGGAGCCGTACCGCTCGGAGTCCATGAgttggaggtgctgctggggGTCACGTGCCCTCCAAGGATCGCATCCCCACCGACACCGCCTCccacgtgtgtgcgggggCCGAAAAAGCCGGCGTTTGTGCTCTTTGCCATCGCGGTGGAGGCTGGAGCTGAGGTGCCTGTGCTAAGGTGCGTAAAGCGCTGCGCcatccgctccgcctcccccgctgctgccgccaacACGACATCGGTGGAAGTGGTCGTTGCCGCCTCACCATCGGACCGCATTTCACTCTGCGCCTCCGACCCTGCACAGCTGATGTCATGTCCCTTTAGTCTGAGGCGAAGCCCTGCTCCCGGTGTTTTCTCCGTCCCCTCCGGCGTCTGATCCATTGCGTGCTGGTGATCTTCTTGGGCCTCCCGTATCGCCCCCTCAAttgcctgctgcgccgtcagcGTCAGCGTCTCATCCCCTGCGTCGCTGCACGTGAGCTCGTGCTCAGCGTAGCTGATGCTCACCAGAAAGG
This window of the Leishmania donovani BPK282A1 complete genome, chromosome 31 genome carries:
- a CDS encoding protein kinase, putative; the encoded protein is MLRSGALCKALSSPASRPEASATVSSRGSATDHSIPVSAPVFIDAFEDLTTAKPSLHREPHISSSKSPNELERRRRCYHGTQPCEQVLFTPPVRETVISEEEELSLLHARRMCSSDVQLGTTQAACAWRPASPEFTDLVPFLASQSPLEPLCSSEPAAVAPLSLNATRRASPRDATTDTAAAPTTSGDSSKITMATVSSLTVHTDSNTGRALHSRTSSLLYYSPHIHYDGNSESLETEAALHSSHAAISSSISCFHASSLVTPRALPSYPLSSSSRNSMALTKLQAESSRSEGNRSSSPTGTCGGAACIISDALALTHEKPDHLLLRALASEEGAYVPPLSTFTTTQCTIPPITAPQAEKQNVNTKSGFAPNVPSIRLPVAYSIPVSDSERSLASIPALGYGPRSTPNACSLTSARSGPSARSARHSNRCTSTLRNGVPTLKELFPTLPDELYLTRDRLCISHDSKRRLGSGAYGIVQQAELYPPGVEAPRMFTPTSESAASTSIPSTPCFSPANGRVSINSFSSIAAAVGNHENVAGASNGGYFGAEQTGRPGAMALAAKTSGNIHFRTVSMFSSDSVTASALPLHQQPYNGQTASFYNGVDDMVRWSSAVESVKDLPWGHALSLNNDATPNMTTAQAAVLSPTSGSHETPALDAVSTASSEGQHSASQSPSVERPLHCKTTAAATMDFNCQTQNDLRLPAVLGLRLGHNPDLRVSPRTSLPVSSGHLSGRVCGAATAVDDAGESTVCTGICEEGRDCLASVIESVRPSRGEGEAVDGETEPGAQHSMTSRTGRGAFALPHSPVGGGRAYRSSSMRVWRRVACGRGNESEGSGLRTYPSFTSPTIQEVSMGTSSAAAVEGKQTPCCEMVVPPATVDAYLHRFLSRTADLVSSKFVDHVDAADHTVREAAVVGADANDKAQAEGYGCLPSALPRALEDREEGGEYEPAEKTSATPERRGPESRRQRMQESLEMSRSSFLVSISYAEHELTCSDAGDETLTLTAQQAIEGAIREAQEDHQHAMDQTPEGTEKTPGAGLRLRLKGHDISCAGSEAQSEMRSDGEAATTTSTDVVLAAAAGEAERMAQRFTHLSTGTSAPASTAMAKSTNAGFFGPRTHVGGGVGGDAILGGHVTPSSTSNSWTPSGTAPIGASAAASAMSATSITRPGNLGGALVSGGTNNTLQSSFDFPRTPAVHHDMKPSMVSDALSSGAVPFRSVATKVIEKVDLTRNAMKLNAFHNELRMASRLRHPCLVNMFGVAEDAKHFYLVMDLAEKGNLAQYQQRFGVRATREMAPQFTADVVLALEYLRDGSQHSYWVTPPPDSTDDSLLQDHRHCTSRTLGMRGSAGEASAAEPRGLPGSTSAHLLRQATESASAATVSKRLSLSAPTTPPLPSQHTGATDATDNVGADACSSVSAVRLVPRESMSESSESPLRTSSTAFGHEPPVPAHTATLPRQQDDNGRSVAQQDSIIVHRDLKPENLLLTWDFHVKLADFGDACFYGDNEANNFGGTPSYISPEVFARCKASPYSDLWALGCVLYELLVGERLFSGSLVEVGTAVQQFKPEALIFPDTLTSTMADSLTAKGRDARERGTGSAAGIAEAAKDLVRQLLQPVPEERLGSAERGGFDALKAHPFFADISWDKVLQTTNMTTTNTNYTAELAEYLEPTEAVVYCSPVKLLPTVEGSSSKEHLSTKSGGTNSRSTQIALVMALTDAPRLLLVNLDLHMVQFEIPWSTELCVSVLRTERFTVTVPFSDVLRSPSIPVPGSTLPPTTTAETSPMHSSSNFSAAAANTITYTFSDCNGRADLWGVKIHHLQSMCSAKLESGSAAGRSLPRLYSTPVVPTAGGAFHLPRSSASSQQLKHQRRRDTPTLSPRAGRRFLQWPRTTPRTMRAGSLGSLTISSNERSIGAPRDMRSTAATGTCAALSSDACGCTLSARITPATRTRATSSSHRISVSQSSAFTVSSAAAATPCTPSVMLHSSDMLQPPSLTGAALPSFHRGSAIVTVTIASSNTSDSPRGSLNTWKANVGDSESVSSPKSPLEFDCTQSTACARPAAPPPLCSTASTSANTPGVSPTNTTAIPIGGEDSPQCGGNVSEARWNGYFLTPATSTCASTGALHPLSASATATYASGSVPESALGCSSSVGNVTPHLAFCSGPRCGGEGLLSNSFEVTHEALSQGEGTPGPWNTPTQADSTTGTPGTPDVLRLPSVCRDKEEGGAVGGGAPIIALAETAPAAAAAAAKLPIKRSQARQQYHGAQKMKSKPCSAAATSSTAEAAPEKC